From a single Anabas testudineus chromosome 5, fAnaTes1.2, whole genome shotgun sequence genomic region:
- the LOC113153430 gene encoding parapinopsin-like produces the protein MQQSVFSPNDFFYLTPQETPPLSHTGFIILSIIMAIFTGPAIILNATVIIVSLMYKQLRQPLNYALVNMAVADLGTAMTGGVLSVVNNAQGYFSLGRTGCVMEGFAVSLCGITSLCTVALIAVERMFVVCKPLGQITFQKKHAVVGIVFSWLWSLTWNLPPLFGWGRYDLEGVGTSCAPDWHGREPSNVSYIVAYFSVCFAVPFAIILVSYTKLMWTLHQVSKMASMEGGAVAKGEMKVAYMVILMVLTFLISWLPYAGLAMLVVYDPDVEIHPLVGTVPVYLAKSSTVYNPIIYIYLNKQFRKYAVPFLLCGKEPWVKDEASEAATTVETATGKVSPV, from the exons ATGCAGCAGTCTGTCTTTTCACCAAATGATTTCTTCTACCTAACGCCACAGGAGACGCCCCCTCTGTCTCATACTGGCTTCATCATTCTTTCCATCATTATGGCCATTTTCACTGGTCCGGCCATCATACTCAACGCTACAGTCATTATTGTGTCCTTAATGTACAAGCAGCTGAGGCAGCCGCTCAACTACGCTCTGGTGAACATGGCTGTGGCTGACCTGGGCACAGCTATGACTGGAGGGGTGCTGTCTGTGGTCAACAATGCCCAGGGGTACTTCTCTCTGGGAAGAACAGGCTGCGTGATGGAAGGCTTTGCAGTGTCCTTATGTG GTATTACATCTCTGTGTACAGTTGCTCTGATTGCAGTGGAGAGGATGTTTGTCGTTTGCAAGCCCCTGGGACAGATAACGTTCCAAAAGAAGCATGCAGTAGTAGGTATCGTGTTTTCATGGCTATGGTCCCTCACATGGAACTTACCTCCCCTGTTTGGCTGGGGCAGGTATGATTTGGAGGGGGTCGGGACGTCCTGTGCACCAGACTGGCATGGCCGAGAGCCTTCTAACGTCTCCTACATCGTGGCTTATTTTTCAGTGTGCTTTGCAGTTCCCTTTGCCATTATCCTGGTATCTTACACAAAACTAATGTGGACATTGCATCAA GTGTCAAAGATGGCGAGCATGGAAGGTGGTGCAGTAGCCAAGGGAGAGATGAAAGTGGCATACATGGTGATTCTGATGGTCCTGACGTTTCTGATCAGCTGGTTGCCTTATGCTGGCCTGGCCATGCTGGTGGTCTATGACCCTGATGTGGAGATTCACCCACTGGTAGGCACAGTCCCCGTCTACCTGGCCAAAAGCAGCACAGTGTACAATCCTATCATCTACATCTACCTCAACAAACAG TTTCGTAAATATGCTGTGCCCTTCCTGCTGTGTGGGAAAGAGCCCTGGGTAAAGGATGAAGCATCTGAGGCAGCAACAACTGTGGAGACTGCAACAGGCAAAGTGTCTCCTGTGTGA